One region of Primulina tabacum isolate GXHZ01 chromosome 1, ASM2559414v2, whole genome shotgun sequence genomic DNA includes:
- the LOC142538547 gene encoding adenylate isopentenyltransferase 5, chloroplastic-like has translation MRMSLSACNQVQPLVNFPGSLINMDQLILPRQRRKDKVVVVIGATGTGKSRLSIDLANRYDAEVINSDKMQIYKGLDIVTNKVTDEERRGVPHHLLGIAPPDEDFTAGDFVYHASLAADRITKRGRLPIIVGGSNSYVKALVNDDIEFRNKYEFCFLWVDVLMPILHSFVSKRVDRMVDARLVDEVKEFFDPLGDYTRGIRRAIGVPEMHEYFRNEPFHDHESRVKILEEAIKQIKSNTCILSCRQLQNILRLQGLLERRMHRLDATEAFLKHGDEANEAWERSVAKQSIKIVDRFLSRTNTTQMSSTISPTHMPIMAPVPSIFLGSATATAVVTVTR, from the coding sequence ATGAGGATGTCATTGTCTGCCTGCAATCAAGTACAACCTCTTGTGAACTTTCCGGGGAGTTTGATCAATATGGATCAACtgatacttccccggcaacgccGGAAGGACAAGGTGGTGGTGGTGATTGGTGCCACCGGCACCGGTAAGTCTCGGCTTTCGATCGACTTGGCCAATCGTTACGACGCGGAAGTTATCAACTCTGATAAAATGCAGATTTACAAAGGTTTAGACATAGTAACCAATAAGGTTACGGATGAGGAACGTCGTGGAGTGCCTCATCATTTGCTCGGAATCGCCCCTCCCGACGAGGATTTCACGGCAGGCGATTTCGTGTACCATGCATCCCTTGCTGCCGATAGAATAACGAAGAGGGGCCGGTTGCCGATCATCGTCGGAGGGTCGAATTCTTATGTGAAGGCACTTGTGAACGATGACATCGAGTTCCGGAACAAGTACGAGTTTTGCTTTCTTTGGGTGGACGTTTTGATGCCAATCCTACATTCTTTCGTCTCAAAAAGAGTCGATCGAATGGTGGATGCTCGACTCGTGGATGAGGTCAAGGAGTTTTTCGACCCCTTGGGAGATTATACTCGTGGAATCCGGCGTGCTATCGGGGTACCGGAGATGCATGAGTATTTCAGAAATGAACCATTTCATGATCATGAAAGTAGGGTTAAGATTCTTGAGGAGGCTATCAAGCAAATCAAATCCAACACTTGCATTTTGTCTTGTAGACAACTTCAAAACATTTTGAGATTGCAGGGATTATTGGAGCGGCGGATGCATCGCCTCGATGCCACTGAGGCTTTCCTCAAACATGGCGACGAGGCCAATGAAGCTTGGGAAAGATCAGTGGCAAAGCAGAGTATCAAGATCGTGGACCGTTTTCTCTCGAGAACTAATACCACACAAATGTCCTCAACCATATCGCCAACCCACATGCCAATTATGGCACCCGTCCCATCAATCTTTCTTGGATCCGCCACTGCCACTGCCGTCGTGACCGTCACCCGCTAG